A section of the Microbulbifer pacificus genome encodes:
- the ruvX gene encoding Holliday junction resolvase RuvX, with protein MSKPFTVLAFDFGTSSIGTAYGQSLTGSARELEPLRARDGQPDWNQVQRLIDEWQPRLLLVGLPLNMDGSESEIGARARKFGQRLHGRLGLPVEYADERLSTRAAKEEARGRGHRGHYASDPVDSIAARIFLEDWLRQYSAQ; from the coding sequence ATGAGCAAACCCTTTACCGTCCTCGCCTTTGACTTCGGCACCAGTTCCATTGGCACCGCCTATGGCCAGAGCCTCACCGGCAGCGCCCGCGAACTCGAACCATTGCGCGCGCGAGACGGCCAGCCGGACTGGAACCAGGTACAGCGCCTGATCGACGAGTGGCAGCCGCGGCTGCTGCTGGTGGGCCTGCCGCTCAATATGGATGGCAGCGAGAGTGAGATTGGTGCGCGCGCGCGCAAGTTCGGCCAGCGGCTGCACGGCCGCCTCGGCCTCCCGGTGGAATACGCCGACGAGCGCCTCAGCACCCGCGCCGCCAAGGAGGAAGCCCGCGGGCGCGGTCACCGCGGCCACTACGCCAGTGACCCGGTGGACTCCATCGCCGCGCGCATCTTTCTCGAGGATTGGCTGCGCCAGTACAGCGCTCAGTAA